The following are encoded together in the Daucus carota subsp. sativus chromosome 5, DH1 v3.0, whole genome shotgun sequence genome:
- the LOC108221870 gene encoding aspartic proteinase 39, which produces MASSFLSSFLVILLLYISSPISLTQTLTGVKLPLIHRLSLPENSNETFQQLVEINLKQLEMEFATLDDQEEFSLETPMIRFGGLTYFVNVTIGNPPVQQYLQVDTGSSLTWVREGTDPPRPDDYVPSKSYTFRQMSCGDPICTSNNTFECLGPKINLCGYKIFYADGTQSSGRIGYDQFGFVNYEEPKSHSFVDNVVFGYLGNIVNGSRSTKDTHFYGILGLGPRSISLVNQLPAPKLFSYCVSNLSSADVSEGYIHFGEPNDYTGDLPTTPINQGYKQYIIEIQSICLDKVCLAIDPSVFKHIPGVKSGVSIDTGAIYSYLPDIAYDAVEDAVINLMKSKNKTYVPDLYKNKSLLCYDGKLDDDESSYPTLIINFVGGGAEMEITRNVYLHETSPALHCLSFRRSSRFGEKLKKYTMLGLLSQQYHVFEFNLDSWTVGILSDNFCNDPIL; this is translated from the coding sequence ATGGCTTCATCTTTCTTAAGCTCTTTCTTGGTCATTCTCTTGTTATATATTTCAAGCCCTATCAGTTTAACTCAAACTCTAACAGGTGTTAAACTGCCACTGATCCACAGACTTTCTTTGCCCGAGAATTCCAATGAGACGTTCCAGCAGCTTGTGGAAATAAATTTGAAGCAACTAGAAATGGAGTTCGCTACATTAGATGATCAAGAAGAATTCAGTTTAGAAACTCCAATGATACGATTCGGTGGGTTAACATATTTTGTCAACGTGACGATAGGAAACCCGCCTGTTCAACAATATTTGCAGGTTGATACCGGCAGCTCTCTCACATGGGTTCGTGAAGGTACTGATCCTCCAAGACCAGACGATTATGTCCCCTCAAAATCTTATACATTTAGGCAAATGAGCTGTGGGGATCCTATATGCACATCAAATAATACTTTTGAGTGTCTTGGACCAAAGATTAATCTGTGTGGGTATAAGATTTTTTACGCCGACGGGACTCAGTCATCTGGAAGGATAGGCTACGACCAATTTGGGTTTGTAAACTATGAAGAACCCAAAAGTCATTCTTTTGTAGACAATGTCGTATTTGGTTATCTCGGCAATATAGTAAATGGTTCTCGGTCGACTAAAGACACACATTTCTATGGAATCTTGGGACTAGGACCGAGAAGCATTTCCCTGGTCAATCAGCTACCTGCACCAAAATTGTTCAGTTACTGTGTCTCAAATCTTAGTAGCGCAGATGTATCTGAAGGCTACATTCATTTTGGAGAGCCGAATGATTATACCGGAGATCTTCCAACAACACCAATAAATCAGGGTTATAAGCAGTACATTATAGAAATTCAATCAATTTGTCTGGATAAAGTGTGTCTGGCAATTGACCCATCCGTATTCAAGCACATTCCAGGTGTGAAGTCTGGAGTGTCCATCGACACGGGAGCGATATATTCTTATTTACCGGACATAGCATATGATGCTGTTGAAGATGCGGTGATTAATCTGATGAAATCGAAGAACAAGACTTATGTGCCGGACTTGTATAAAAACAAGTCCCTGTTATGCTATGATGGAAAGTTGGATGATGATGAATCATCTTATCCTActcttattattaattttgttgGTGGGGGAGCAGAAATGGAAATTACTCGAAACGTGTATCTCCATGAGACTAGTCCGGCCTTGCACTGTCTATCATTTCGAAGAAGCTCCCGGTTTGGagaaaaattaaagaaatacaCCATGTTAGGTTTGTTGAGCCAACAATATCATGTTTTCGAGTTCAACCTCGACAGTTGGACTGTGGGCATTCTATCTGACAACTTCTGTAATGATCCGATCCTATAA